In one window of Tenacibaculum mesophilum DNA:
- a CDS encoding SusC/RagA family TonB-linked outer membrane protein, whose translation MKSKFMLTLFIVLLGRITYAQEKSISGTISDTTGPLPGVTVLIKNTTKGTETDFDGNYTIRVNQGDVLVFSFIGKKTTEVKVLNQSVINLVLEDDANILNEVEVIATGYDKINKKTFTGSAVSVGIDDLKLDGVVDVTRMLEGRVAGVNIQNLSGTFGTAPNITIRGSSSIFGNNTPLYVIDGVVQEDVIEQNLDQLTSGDPSTLISSSIAGINANDIKKIDILKDASATSIYGARARNGVVVITTKSGRKDSPLKLNYNLEQTIRDIPSYSNFDLLNSKESMAIFRENESRGFFQLPSVSRGRYGGVYYIRATALDNYNESTGMFELGNTPEAREAFLRKYELANTDWFKTLFRNSSLMQNHSLSLSGGSENNSYYASVSLLHDPGWTIADKVTRFTTNLKNTFYFSDKFNATLAVNASIRKQKAPGTFSRESDPVTGDISREFDINPFSYALNTSRTLRPYNDTGGYEYYRNNWADFNILEELANNSIDINQRDIRFQLDASYKITDNITYDFNGAGRFVNTVREHNVRENSNVVRAYNADSSTVLRDDNIFLYQDPTDSDALPVAVLPNGGIYFKNDDYLTTFYARNSFKYDNTFNEKHNFNALLGQEIRFVNRNSDRFTGYGLQYDNGLTAFTDPRILEKLINGGEAYFGLTKERERTVAFFGKATYSYDDKYVFSLTGRYDGSNRQGRSSSSRWLPTGTVSAKWNASKESFLENSNTFSNLQFRTSYGLVATPGNATNALAIFTSQIADRLLPADRENFLNITALQNSELTWEKQYELNFGVDLGLFNNRVNLITDVYKRDIFDNIDFVRTSGIGGQFIKQGNNADVETYGIEFTLDTKNIVTDNFTWSSNINFSYFDQEITKLDNTPIAFDLVDQTGGNVVGYPINSMFSFQFAGLNNEGLPQFINKDGEVASVLDFQNNENLTDYLKHEGSVNPNISVGFSNNFTYKNWDLGVLITGSGGNKVRLNPVFSSTYSDTSIFSKSHVNRWLNPGDENITNIPVLPDPSAFQRNSNLRTVYNAYNYSTERVADGDFLRMKNISLGYKFNNELVEKLGLSHLKVKFQGTNLFLLYSDSKLNGQDPEFYQTGGVALPITRQYTFSLNLGF comes from the coding sequence ATGAAATCTAAATTCATGCTAACACTATTTATAGTGTTACTTGGGCGAATAACATACGCTCAAGAAAAAAGTATTTCTGGTACAATTTCCGACACAACTGGACCTCTTCCTGGTGTTACTGTTTTAATTAAAAACACAACCAAAGGAACAGAAACAGATTTTGATGGAAATTATACCATTAGAGTAAATCAAGGAGATGTACTTGTTTTCAGTTTTATTGGAAAAAAGACTACTGAAGTAAAAGTACTAAACCAATCCGTAATTAATTTAGTATTAGAAGATGACGCTAACATTCTTAATGAAGTAGAAGTTATCGCTACTGGTTACGACAAAATAAACAAAAAAACCTTTACGGGTTCCGCCGTCTCTGTAGGGATAGATGATCTTAAATTAGATGGAGTTGTAGATGTAACTCGCATGTTAGAAGGTAGAGTTGCAGGGGTTAACATTCAAAACCTTTCAGGAACATTCGGTACTGCTCCAAACATTACCATTAGAGGGTCTTCTTCTATTTTTGGAAACAACACACCTTTGTATGTAATTGATGGTGTGGTACAAGAAGATGTTATTGAACAAAACCTAGATCAATTAACATCTGGTGACCCTTCAACCTTAATCAGCTCATCTATAGCAGGTATAAATGCCAATGATATTAAAAAAATAGATATTTTAAAAGATGCTTCAGCTACATCTATTTATGGTGCTAGAGCAAGAAATGGTGTAGTAGTAATAACTACTAAGTCTGGTAGAAAAGATTCTCCTTTAAAACTTAATTATAACCTAGAACAAACAATACGCGACATACCTTCGTATAGTAATTTTGATTTATTAAACTCTAAAGAAAGTATGGCTATTTTTAGAGAAAATGAAAGTAGGGGTTTTTTTCAATTACCTAGCGTTTCTAGAGGCAGATATGGTGGTGTTTATTATATTAGAGCTACTGCTTTAGATAATTACAATGAATCTACTGGAATGTTTGAACTAGGAAATACTCCTGAAGCTAGAGAAGCTTTTTTACGTAAGTATGAGCTAGCTAATACTGACTGGTTTAAAACATTATTTAGAAATAGCTCTTTAATGCAAAACCACTCTTTAAGTCTTTCTGGTGGTAGTGAAAATAATTCTTACTATGCTTCTGTGAGTCTTTTGCATGATCCGGGATGGACGATTGCTGATAAGGTAACTCGTTTTACAACTAACTTAAAAAATACGTTCTATTTTTCTGATAAGTTTAATGCTACTCTTGCTGTTAACGCATCCATAAGAAAACAAAAAGCACCAGGTACATTCAGCAGAGAATCAGATCCAGTAACAGGAGACATATCTCGTGAATTTGATATCAACCCTTTTAGTTACGCTCTTAATACCTCTAGAACATTAAGACCATATAACGATACTGGAGGTTATGAGTATTATAGAAACAACTGGGCTGACTTTAATATATTAGAAGAGTTAGCTAACAACTCTATTGACATCAACCAAAGAGATATTCGATTCCAATTAGATGCATCTTATAAAATAACAGACAACATTACTTACGATTTTAATGGTGCTGGTCGTTTTGTTAATACCGTAAGAGAACATAACGTTAGAGAAAATTCAAATGTTGTAAGAGCTTATAATGCTGATTCTTCAACTGTTTTAAGAGATGATAATATATTTTTATATCAAGACCCTACAGATTCTGATGCTTTACCTGTTGCGGTTTTACCAAACGGTGGTATCTATTTTAAAAACGACGACTACTTAACGACTTTTTATGCTAGAAATAGTTTTAAGTACGACAATACGTTTAATGAAAAACATAATTTTAATGCATTGTTAGGTCAAGAGATAAGATTTGTAAATAGAAATTCAGACAGGTTTACAGGATATGGATTACAATACGACAATGGTTTAACAGCATTCACAGACCCTAGAATTCTTGAAAAACTGATAAATGGAGGCGAAGCTTATTTTGGATTAACTAAAGAAAGAGAAAGAACAGTAGCTTTCTTTGGTAAGGCAACTTATTCTTATGACGATAAATATGTTTTCTCTTTAACAGGAAGATATGACGGGTCTAACAGACAAGGGCGCAGTAGTAGCTCAAGGTGGTTACCAACAGGAACTGTTAGTGCTAAATGGAACGCTAGTAAAGAGTCTTTCTTAGAAAACTCTAACACTTTTAGTAACTTACAGTTTAGAACTTCATATGGTTTAGTGGCAACTCCTGGTAACGCAACAAATGCATTAGCTATATTTACAAGTCAAATAGCAGACAGACTTTTACCAGCAGATAGAGAAAACTTCTTAAATATAACTGCATTACAAAATTCTGAGTTAACATGGGAAAAGCAATATGAATTAAACTTTGGTGTCGACTTAGGCTTATTCAACAATAGAGTTAATTTAATAACAGATGTTTACAAAAGAGATATATTTGATAATATTGATTTTGTAAGAACTTCTGGTATCGGTGGGCAATTTATAAAACAAGGAAATAACGCAGATGTTGAAACTTATGGTATAGAATTTACTTTAGACACTAAAAACATAGTAACAGATAACTTTACATGGTCTTCTAACATTAATTTCTCATATTTTGATCAAGAAATTACAAAATTAGACAATACACCTATTGCCTTTGATTTAGTAGATCAAACTGGAGGTAATGTTGTAGGGTACCCTATCAACTCAATGTTTTCTTTTCAATTTGCAGGTTTAAATAACGAAGGATTACCACAGTTTATAAATAAAGATGGTGAAGTAGCTTCTGTTTTAGACTTTCAAAACAACGAAAACTTAACTGACTACTTAAAACACGAAGGTTCCGTAAACCCTAATATATCAGTTGGTTTTTCTAACAATTTCACTTACAAAAACTGGGATTTAGGAGTATTGATAACTGGTAGCGGAGGAAATAAAGTAAGGTTAAACCCTGTATTTAGCTCTACTTATTCTGATACAAGCATTTTTTCTAAGAGTCATGTAAACAGATGGCTTAACCCTGGAGATGAGAATATAACCAACATCCCTGTATTACCAGACCCTTCTGCTTTTCAAAGAAACTCAAACTTAAGAACGGTTTATAATGCTTACAACTATTCTACTGAGCGAGTAGCAGATGGGGATTTTTTACGTATGAAAAACATTTCATTAGGATATAAGTTTAATAATGAACTAGTTGAAAAACTAGGCCTTTCACATTTAAAAGTTAAATTTCAAGGAACAAACTTGTTTTTATTATACTCTGACTCTAAACTTAACGGTCAAGATCCAGAATTCTATCAAACAGGTGGAGTTGCATTACCAATTACTAGGCAATATACTTTTTCATTAAATTTAGGATTTTAA
- the mutY gene encoding A/G-specific adenine glycosylase, protein MVFKLICWYGENKRSLPWRETKNPYFIWLSEIMLQQTRVEQGLPYYLKFTKAFPTVFDLAKADESEVLKLWQGLGYYSRARNLHFTAKFVANELKGMFPSSYKELIKLKGVGDYTASAIASICFKEPVAVVDGNVYRVLSRYFGISTPINSTKGIKEFKELAQTLIDTSQPDVYNQAIMDFGAMHCKPQNPLCNKCPLANGCVALAKNQIKELPVKEKKTKIKKRYFNYLVPITEENKTVLEERKGKGIWQGLYQFPLVETQKKTSEEELVKNKQFTMLFPEETTISLFNTEDIIHKLSHQHLITKFWIVKTRKVNEQMMDWAVVKKYPVPVLIDKFLEEYLSKES, encoded by the coding sequence TTGGTTTTTAAATTGATTTGTTGGTATGGTGAGAATAAAAGGAGTCTTCCTTGGAGAGAGACAAAGAATCCTTATTTTATTTGGTTGAGTGAAATAATGCTACAACAAACCAGAGTAGAGCAAGGTTTGCCTTATTACTTAAAGTTTACAAAGGCATTTCCAACAGTGTTTGATTTAGCAAAAGCAGATGAAAGTGAAGTGTTAAAATTATGGCAAGGTTTAGGTTACTACTCTAGGGCGAGAAATTTACATTTTACAGCTAAATTCGTGGCAAATGAATTAAAAGGTATGTTTCCTAGTTCGTACAAAGAGTTGATTAAGTTAAAAGGCGTGGGAGATTATACGGCTTCAGCTATTGCTTCCATTTGTTTTAAAGAACCAGTTGCTGTTGTTGATGGTAATGTGTACAGAGTTCTTTCTCGTTATTTCGGCATAAGTACCCCAATAAATTCTACTAAGGGAATTAAAGAGTTTAAGGAGTTGGCGCAAACACTTATTGATACCTCACAACCGGATGTGTATAATCAAGCTATAATGGATTTTGGAGCGATGCATTGTAAACCTCAAAATCCTCTGTGTAATAAATGTCCATTAGCTAATGGCTGTGTGGCTTTAGCAAAAAATCAAATAAAAGAGCTTCCAGTAAAAGAGAAAAAAACAAAAATAAAAAAAAGATATTTTAATTATTTGGTTCCAATAACAGAAGAAAATAAAACTGTTTTAGAAGAGCGAAAGGGTAAAGGTATTTGGCAAGGATTGTATCAATTTCCTTTAGTGGAGACACAAAAGAAAACAAGCGAAGAAGAATTAGTGAAAAATAAACAGTTTACAATGCTTTTCCCAGAAGAAACTACAATTTCTCTTTTTAATACTGAAGATATTATTCATAAACTATCGCATCAACACTTAATTACTAAGTTTTGGATAGTAAAAACTAGGAAAGTTAATGAACAAATGATGGATTGGGCTGTAGTAAAAAAATATCCAGTACCAGTGTTAATTGATAAGTTTTTAGAGGAATATTTAAGCAAAGAATCTTAA
- a CDS encoding single-stranded DNA-binding protein — translation MAGTINKVILIGHLGDEVKMHYFEGGNSIGRFPLATNETYTNRQTGERITNVEWHNVVVRNKLAEICEKYLTKGDRVYCEGRIKTRQYEVDGQKRYTTEIHVQDMTFLSTKKDPNNAQPNVVPTQVAPNHTPPNVGNEEDDDLPF, via the coding sequence ATGGCAGGAACAATAAATAAAGTCATTTTAATAGGGCATTTAGGCGATGAGGTAAAAATGCATTATTTTGAAGGAGGAAACTCAATAGGGCGATTTCCTTTAGCAACCAATGAAACCTACACCAACCGACAAACAGGAGAAAGAATAACAAATGTTGAATGGCATAATGTAGTTGTACGTAATAAACTAGCAGAAATTTGTGAAAAATACTTAACTAAAGGAGATCGAGTATATTGTGAAGGACGTATAAAAACACGACAGTATGAAGTTGATGGACAAAAAAGGTATACAACCGAAATTCATGTACAAGACATGACGTTTTTATCAACAAAAAAAGATCCAAACAATGCACAACCAAATGTGGTGCCTACTCAAGTAGCTCCTAATCATACACCACCAAATGTAGGTAATGAAGAAGATGATGATTTACCGTTTTAG
- the gldE gene encoding gliding motility-associated protein GldE, which translates to MDPEPEPLLLVLSSFDWLTAINCLLLLLLLICSALVSGTEVAFFSISQTELDELSTNTKEENTVVKLLQDPKKLLGTILITNNFINILIVLLFASIGRVFFIGLSDVLRFLVEVILVTFLILLFGEVLPKVYASRKSLQFAEFMSKPILALNTLLTPLSLPLIRLTSVVENKLGNKNNNLSVERLSQALELTSDDATTKEEQKILEGIVSFGNTETVQIMKPRTDVCAIADDTSYEEVLQTILKNGYSRNPVYHESIDNITGVLYAKDLLEHLSKKTFKWQKLLREPFFVPENKKLDDLLVEFQEKKKHLAIVVDEYGGTSGIVTLEDVIEEIVGDINDEFDDEDLTYSKLDENNYIFEGKITIKDFCRVLEDEDEEKFEEAKGESETIAGFILEVSGKFPKKGEKINFSNYTFTIEALAKKRIKQVKVTRNA; encoded by the coding sequence TTGGACCCAGAACCCGAACCTTTACTTTTAGTATTATCAAGTTTTGATTGGTTGACTGCTATCAACTGTTTGTTGTTACTTTTATTATTGATTTGTTCTGCATTAGTTTCAGGAACTGAAGTTGCTTTCTTTTCAATTTCACAAACAGAATTAGATGAGTTGTCAACAAACACCAAAGAAGAAAATACTGTAGTAAAACTGCTTCAAGATCCTAAAAAGTTATTAGGGACCATTTTAATAACAAATAACTTTATTAATATTCTTATTGTATTACTCTTTGCAAGTATTGGTAGAGTGTTTTTTATTGGTTTATCAGATGTTTTGAGGTTTTTGGTAGAAGTGATTCTTGTTACTTTCTTAATTTTATTATTTGGTGAAGTGTTACCTAAAGTATATGCTAGTAGAAAATCATTACAGTTTGCAGAGTTTATGTCAAAACCTATTTTAGCATTAAACACTTTACTTACACCTTTAAGTTTACCGCTTATTAGATTAACAAGTGTTGTTGAAAACAAGCTTGGCAATAAGAATAATAACCTTTCTGTAGAGCGTTTGTCACAAGCATTGGAGTTAACATCTGATGACGCAACGACTAAAGAAGAACAAAAGATTTTAGAAGGGATTGTAAGTTTTGGGAATACTGAAACGGTACAAATTATGAAGCCTCGAACAGATGTGTGTGCAATAGCAGATGATACTAGTTACGAAGAGGTGTTACAAACTATTTTAAAAAACGGATATTCAAGAAATCCAGTATATCATGAAAGTATTGATAATATTACTGGAGTTTTATATGCTAAAGATTTATTAGAGCACTTGAGTAAGAAAACGTTTAAGTGGCAAAAGTTGTTGAGAGAACCATTTTTTGTGCCAGAAAATAAAAAACTAGATGATTTGCTAGTAGAGTTTCAAGAAAAGAAAAAACATTTGGCAATTGTAGTTGATGAGTACGGTGGTACAAGCGGAATTGTAACATTAGAAGATGTAATAGAAGAAATAGTAGGTGATATCAATGATGAATTTGACGATGAAGACCTTACTTACTCGAAACTTGATGAAAATAATTATATTTTTGAAGGAAAAATAACTATTAAAGATTTTTGCCGTGTCTTAGAAGATGAAGATGAGGAAAAATTTGAAGAGGCTAAAGGAGAAAGTGAAACTATAGCAGGTTTTATTTTAGAAGTCTCAGGTAAATTTCCAAAAAAAGGTGAAAAAATAAACTTTAGTAATTATACGTTTACTATTGAAGCGTTGGCTAAAAAACGTATAAAACAAGTAAAAGTTACCCGAAATGCGTAA
- the gldD gene encoding gliding motility lipoprotein GldD produces MRKLSLLISAIFLISCGEETLPKPKGYLSLEYPDKVYKKENLNKPYAFEIAQIAQTKDLPKGWIKIEYPSLKASVDITYRPIEGNLRELLIESEKLVFEHAIKADQITAPVEYANPNTKVYGSLYQILGNAASQVQFHATDSSKHFLKGSLFFYTKPNYDSILPAVEYIKKDMIHMMETLEWKD; encoded by the coding sequence ATGCGTAAACTCTCTTTGCTGATATCAGCAATATTTTTAATAAGTTGTGGTGAGGAAACCTTACCTAAGCCAAAAGGTTATCTAAGTTTAGAGTATCCTGATAAGGTTTATAAAAAAGAAAATTTAAATAAACCATATGCGTTTGAAATAGCTCAAATAGCTCAAACCAAAGATTTACCGAAAGGCTGGATAAAAATTGAGTATCCAAGTTTAAAAGCATCGGTAGATATCACATATCGCCCTATTGAAGGAAATTTAAGAGAATTATTAATAGAATCTGAAAAACTAGTATTTGAACATGCTATTAAAGCAGATCAAATTACTGCTCCAGTAGAATATGCAAATCCAAATACAAAAGTTTACGGAAGTTTATACCAAATTTTAGGGAATGCTGCATCACAAGTGCAGTTTCACGCAACAGATAGCTCTAAACACTTTTTAAAAGGGTCTTTATTCTTTTATACCAAACCAAATTACGATTCTATTTTACCAGCAGTTGAATACATCAAAAAAGATATGATTCATATGATGGAAACGCTTGAATGGAAAGATTAA
- a CDS encoding COX15/CtaA family protein, giving the protein MKKHFPLIVKISLIAVYVIFLAGSVVRMTGSGMGCPDWPKCFGYYIPPTSEEEITWQPNYEYKKGMIIVKDEALFVAGHNIKTTDEFNANNWEKYTKHDYAKFNKFHTWTEYINRLSSALAGIPFLFLIFVSVKFWKENKQITLLSFGAFFLMLFEAWLGKTVVDSNLKPTIITIHMVGGLVIVALLLWLLYIVSDRKKTSYKYNSLFSKLVILSAIFSLIQIALGTQVRQFIDEQVKLHGFENKHYSLMDPNLKFYIHRSFTIAIVLVNLGLFYLNQIKNLGYKLVNWIVFLIFLETITGILMYYAEFPLGTQAVHLLSGAILFGLQFYLWLQSRKVTIQ; this is encoded by the coding sequence ATGAAGAAACATTTTCCTCTCATTGTAAAAATCTCGTTGATTGCTGTATATGTTATTTTTCTAGCCGGTTCTGTTGTTCGTATGACAGGTTCAGGAATGGGGTGTCCTGATTGGCCAAAATGTTTCGGGTATTACATCCCACCAACTTCTGAAGAAGAAATTACTTGGCAACCTAATTACGAGTACAAAAAAGGAATGATTATCGTAAAAGATGAAGCCTTATTTGTAGCAGGTCACAATATTAAAACCACTGATGAATTTAATGCTAATAACTGGGAAAAGTACACCAAACACGATTACGCTAAGTTCAACAAATTTCATACTTGGACAGAGTATATTAACCGATTAAGTTCTGCTCTGGCAGGAATTCCTTTTTTGTTTTTAATTTTTGTTTCTGTTAAGTTTTGGAAAGAAAACAAACAAATAACTCTTTTATCATTCGGAGCTTTCTTTTTAATGTTGTTTGAAGCTTGGCTAGGAAAAACTGTTGTAGACTCAAACCTAAAACCAACAATTATCACCATTCATATGGTTGGAGGTTTAGTTATTGTTGCTTTATTATTATGGCTGCTTTACATCGTTTCCGATCGAAAGAAAACATCTTACAAATACAATTCATTATTTAGTAAGTTAGTAATTCTTTCAGCTATATTTTCGCTAATACAAATTGCTTTAGGAACACAAGTACGCCAATTTATTGACGAACAAGTAAAACTACACGGATTTGAAAACAAGCACTACAGCTTAATGGATCCTAACCTTAAATTTTATATTCATCGTTCGTTTACTATTGCTATTGTATTGGTAAATCTTGGATTATTCTACTTAAATCAAATAAAAAATTTAGGATATAAACTAGTAAATTGGATAGTTTTCTTAATCTTTTTAGAAACGATTACAGGTATTTTAATGTACTATGCAGAATTCCCTTTAGGCACGCAAGCTGTACACTTATTATCAGGTGCTATTTTATTCGGATTACAATTTTATTTGTGGTTACAGAGTAGGAAAGTAACGATTCAATAG
- a CDS encoding cation transporter, protein MMKIQKILFALVIVSFLAVGCKNEAKKEEVTQEQKTEIAANAKELSLSISGMTCEIGCARKIASDLSKKEGVLEANVVFNDSIATIKYDANKTNKTNLIAFVEGIGSGDMYKASEITKKEEE, encoded by the coding sequence ATGATGAAAATTCAGAAAATACTATTTGCTTTAGTTATCGTAAGTTTTTTAGCTGTTGGATGTAAAAATGAAGCTAAAAAAGAGGAGGTTACTCAAGAACAAAAAACTGAAATTGCTGCTAATGCTAAAGAACTTTCTTTAAGTATTTCAGGAATGACTTGTGAAATAGGATGTGCTAGAAAAATAGCTTCTGACTTAAGTAAGAAAGAAGGCGTTTTAGAAGCAAACGTTGTTTTTAATGATAGTATTGCAACTATTAAATATGATGCTAACAAAACAAACAAAACTAATTTAATTGCTTTTGTTGAAGGAATTGGTAGCGGTGACATGTACAAGGCTTCAGAGATTACAAAAAAAGAAGAAGAATAA
- a CDS encoding DMT family transporter, whose amino-acid sequence MNNQQQKWLFLIVLSLVWGSSFILMKKALIGLTPIQVGALRMLITAFFLLLVGFKSLKRIQKKHWKYVIITAGLGTFFPVFLFAFAIQGIDSSIAAILNSLTPFNTFVFGALVFGFSFKKKQLVGILIGLIGTLILILKGAELNPNQNYWYALLVVVASIGYAFNVNTIKKYLFDLDALAITVGHFVVLTVPAFIVLAFSGFFSTFAITAETTSALGYVAILAVVGTGVAKVLFNKMVHLSSPVFAASVTYLIPAVAVMWGIIDGEKLSLIQLLAGGIILLGVWLVNKAR is encoded by the coding sequence ATGAATAATCAACAACAAAAATGGTTGTTTTTAATTGTGCTTTCGCTAGTTTGGGGAAGTTCTTTTATTTTAATGAAAAAAGCCTTGATAGGATTAACTCCAATTCAGGTAGGTGCTTTACGAATGTTAATTACAGCATTTTTTTTATTGTTAGTTGGGTTTAAGAGTTTAAAAAGAATTCAAAAAAAACACTGGAAGTATGTGATAATTACGGCTGGTTTAGGAACTTTTTTTCCTGTATTTCTATTCGCATTTGCAATACAGGGAATAGATAGCTCAATAGCTGCTATTTTAAATTCGCTTACCCCTTTTAACACTTTTGTTTTTGGAGCATTAGTTTTTGGGTTTTCTTTTAAAAAGAAACAATTAGTTGGAATTTTAATAGGTTTAATAGGTACTTTAATTTTAATTTTAAAAGGAGCAGAGTTAAATCCTAACCAAAATTACTGGTATGCATTATTAGTAGTAGTTGCGTCAATAGGTTATGCTTTTAACGTTAATACAATAAAAAAATACTTATTTGATTTGGATGCTTTAGCAATAACAGTTGGACATTTTGTAGTGCTTACTGTTCCAGCATTTATCGTTTTAGCGTTTTCTGGCTTTTTTTCAACTTTTGCAATAACAGCAGAAACAACTTCTGCATTGGGTTATGTAGCAATATTAGCTGTTGTAGGTACAGGAGTAGCAAAAGTGTTATTTAATAAAATGGTGCATTTATCATCTCCTGTTTTTGCAGCTTCTGTAACATATTTAATTCCAGCAGTTGCTGTAATGTGGGGAATTATTGATGGAGAAAAATTAAGTTTAATTCAGTTGTTAGCGGGAGGAATTATTCTGCTTGGAGTTTGGTTGGTAAATAAAGCAAGATAA